The following are encoded together in the Neofelis nebulosa isolate mNeoNeb1 chromosome 9, mNeoNeb1.pri, whole genome shotgun sequence genome:
- the SLC52A3 gene encoding solute carrier family 52, riboflavin transporter, member 3, giving the protein MPLLIHLLVCTFGLGSWVAINGLWVELPLLVTELPEGWYLPSYLTVIIQLANIGPLLVTLLHHFQPGCLSEVPIIFTVLGVGTVTCTLFAFLWNVTPWVLDGPHSIAFMVLTFFLALVDCTSSVTFLPFMSRLPAHYLTTFFVGEGLSGLLPALVALAQGSGLTTCVNVTKPLETTPSAETTGKTVFPQGANSTFASDLAGTAHSAVHLESRHLPANFSPLVFFLLLSFMMACCLAAFFVLQRQPRPRESSIEDLLTSQVTLHSIRPREGEDLGPPGPRDNSKAQGHPEEKTAPHHPAHLTFIYILVAFVNALTNGVLPSVQTYSCLSYGPIAYHLSATLSSMANPLACFLSMFLPHRSLPFLGVLTVLGTGFGAYNMAMAVMSPCPLMQGHWGGEVLIVASWVLFIGCLSYVKVMLGVILRDRSRSALLWCGAAVQLGSLLGAVLMFPLVNVFRLFSSADFCSLQCPT; this is encoded by the exons ATGCCCCTCCTGATACACCTGCTGGTCTGCACCTTCgggctgggctcctgggtggccatCAACGGGCTCTGGGTCGAGCTGCCCCTGCTGGTGACGGAGCTGCCCGAGGGGTGGTATCTCCCCTCCTACCTCACGGTGATCATCCAGCTGGCCAACATCGGCCCCCTCCTGGTCACCCTGCTCCATCACTTCCAGCCTGGCTGCCTCTCGGAGGTGCCCATCATCTTTACCGTGCTGGGCGTGGGCACCGTCACCTGTACCCTCTTCGCCTTCCTCTGGAATGTCACTCCCTGGGTGCTGGACGGCCCCCACAGCATCGCCTTCATGGTCCTCACCTTCTTCCTGGCCCTGGTGGACTGCACCTCGTCGGTCACCTTCCTGCCCTTCATGAGCCGGCTGCCCGCCCACTACCTCACCACCTTCTTCGTGGGCGAAGGGCTCAGCGGCCTCCTGCCTGCGCTGGTGGCTCTTGCCCAGGGCTCGGGTCTCACTACCTGTGTCAATGTCACTAAGCCGTTAGAAACCACCCCAAGCGCCGAGACCACCGGGAAGACTGTCTTCCCCCAG ggaGCTAACAGCACTTTTGCGTCTGACCTTGCCGGGACGGCACATTCTGCGGTCCATCTGGAAAGTCGCCACCTGCCGGCCAACTTCTCGCctttggtcttcttcctcctcctctccttcatgATGGCCTGCTGCCTGGCCGCTTTCTTTGTCCTCCAGCGGCAGCCCAGACCCAGGGAATCTTCCATAGAAGACCTCCTCACCTCCCAGGTCACCCTCCACTCCATCCGGCCACGGGAAGGGGAGGACCTGGGCCCCCCCGGGCCAAGGGACAACAGCAAGGCCCAGGGGCATCCAGAGGAGAAAACGgccccccaccacccagcccACCTGACCTTCATCTACATCCTGGTGGCCTTTGTAAACGCGCTCACCAACGGCGTGCTGCCCTCCGTGCAGACCTACTCCTGCCTGTCCTACGGCCCCATTGCCTACCACCTGTCCGCCACCCTCAGCTCCATGGCCAACCCTCTTGCCTGCTTCCTCTCCATGTTCCTGCCTCACAG GTCTCTGCCATTCCTGGGCGTCCTCACAGTGCTCGGGACTGGCTTCGGAGCCTACAACATGGCCATGGCCGTGATGAGCCCCTGCCCCCTCATGCAGGGCCACTGGGGTGGAGAAGTCCTCATT GTGGCCTCCTGGGTGCTGTTTATCGGCTGCCTGAGCTACGTCAAGGTGATGCTGGGCGTGATCCTGCGCGACCGCAGCCGCAGCGCCCTCTTGTGGTGTGGGGCGGCGGTGCAGCTGGGCTCCCTCCTCGGGGCTGTGCTCATGTTCCCGCTGGTCAACGTGTTCAGGCTCTTCTCGTCCGCCGACTTCTGCAGCCTGCAGTGCCCCACCTAG